Genomic window (Candidatus Methylomirabilota bacterium):
CCTTCGAGGGCGGAAGGGTCCACGTGCAGGTGCGGCTCGGTGATCACCACCATGACTAAAACAGGTAATACCGCTGAGCCATCGGCAGGACGTGCGCGGGCTCGCAGGTCAAGAGCTGACCGTCGGCGCGCACCTCGTAGGTCTCCGCGTCCACTTCGATCTTTGGGCAGTAGCTGTTGTTGACCATGTCGGCCTTCCGGAGACCGCGACACCGGCTCACCGCGGAGACCATCTTCCGCAGGCCGAGCCGCGACGGCACACCGTCCTCGAGCGCCGCCTTGGACACGAAGGTCA
Coding sequences:
- the ureC gene encoding urease subunit alpha (ureases catalyze the hydrolysis of urea into ammonia and carbon dioxide; in Helicobacter pylori the ammonia released plays a key role in bacterial survival by neutralizing acids when colonizing the gastric mucosa; the holoenzyme is composed of 3 ureC (alpha) and 3 ureAB (gamma/beta) subunits), which encodes LVIWKPAFFGVKPELVLKSGFIVTAAMGDPSASIPTPQPVRYRPMFASYGGAVFSTSMTFVSKAALEDGVPSRLGLRKMVSAVSRCRGLRKADMVNNSYCPKIEVDAETYEVRADGQLLTCEPAHVLPMAQRYYLF